In the genome of Notamacropus eugenii isolate mMacEug1 chromosome 5, mMacEug1.pri_v2, whole genome shotgun sequence, one region contains:
- the C5AR1 gene encoding C5a anaphylatoxin chemotactic receptor 1 yields the protein MEPSTVLPTGNYVPDYQEYGNWTGITSVDPVRTYSASEIISLLVFLVVFLVGVPGNALVVWVTGIEAHKTVNGVWFLNLAVADLICCLVLPFLAVPIIQHQNWPFSEAACRFLPSVILLNMYASILLLVLISIDRCILVMKPIWCQNNRNLWMVRSACFSAWVLALVLTIPSLIYRQLEEEHFPPSWRCGISPNKTIELSVAISRFLLSFLGPLIIISICYMLLLRRLWSRQATRSHKTVKVVVAVVVGFFICWTPYQIVGLLQAVSHQQSELYHWASSIDSITIALAYVNSCINPIIYVVAGHGIKERMKKYSIYTRLRNALIEDSVERDSKALSLSTVVSSAVPEEHL from the coding sequence gcactgtgcttccCACAGGGAATTACGTTCCAGACTACCAAGAGTATGGTAACTGGACGGGTATTACTTCTGTGGACCCAGTCCGAACATATTCAGCATCAGAGATAATCTCTCTCCTGGTCTTTTTGGTGGTCTTCCTGGTGGGCGTGCCTGGCAATGCTCTTGTGGTCTGGGTGACAGGAATCGAGGCCCACAAGACGGTCAACGGGGTCTGGTTCCTGAACTTGGCCGTGGCTGACCTGATCTGTTGTCTGGTGCTCCCATTCTTGGCTGTTCCTATCATCCAGCATCAAAATTGGCCCTTCTCGGAAGCTGCATGCCGCTTTCTGCCCTCCGTCATTCTCCTCAACATGTACGCCAGCATCCTGCTGCTCGTGCTCATCAGCATTGACCGTTGCATATTGGTCATGAAGCCCATCTGGTGCCAGAACAACCGAAACTTGTGGATGGTCAGGTCTGCCTGCTTCTCGGCCTGGGTACTGGCCTTGGTGCTGACCATCCCTTCCCTGATCTACCGTCAGCTGGAAGAGGAGCACTTCCCTCCCAGCTGGCGTTGTGGGATAAGCCCCAACAAAACAATCGAGTTAAGCGTGGCCATATCTCGCTTCCTGCTCAGCTTCCTGGGCCCTCTTATCATCATTTCCATCTGCTACATGCTCTTACTCAGACGTCTGTGGAGCCGCCAGGCCACTCGCTCCCACAAGACAGTCAAGGTGGTTGTGGCTGTGGTGGTGGGCTTCTTCATCTGCTGGACCCCCTATCAGATTGTAGGTCTCTTGCAGGCTGTGAGCCATCAACAGTCCGAACTCTACCACTGGGCAAGTAGTATAGACAGTATAACCATCGCGTTGGCATATGTTAACAGCTGTATCAACCCAATCATCTATGTGGTCGCTGGTCATGGCATCAAGGAACGCATGAAGAAGTACTCCATATACACCAGACTCCGGAATGCCTTGATCGAGGACTCCGTAGAGCGAGACAGCAAGGCCCTTAGCCTATCCACAGTGGTATCTTCAGCGGTCCCCGAGGAGCATCTGTGA